Proteins encoded in a region of the Rutidosis leptorrhynchoides isolate AG116_Rl617_1_P2 chromosome 9, CSIRO_AGI_Rlap_v1, whole genome shotgun sequence genome:
- the LOC139867854 gene encoding uncharacterized mitochondrial protein AtMg00810-like produces MHQSYGFCDTFKPDHMCLLKRSLYGLKQAPRAWYQRFATFASSIGFTHSKSDNSLFIYKHGPHTAYLLLYVDDIVLVTSSTALRESLMTLLGREFAMKDLGSLSYFLGISVTTNAHGLFLSQKTYVDDIISRAGMSSCNPVKTPVDTNSKLGNSVPAYANPSEFRSLAGALQYLTFTRPDILYDVQQICLHMHDSKVCHMHALHHIIRYLQGTSSFGLQLTKTSLQSLVSYTDADWGGCPDTRRSTSGYYVFFGNNLVSWSAKRQPTVSRSSAEAEYRGVANVVSESCWLRNLLLELHCPISKATIVLCDNISAIYLSRNPVQHQRTKHIEMDIHFVREKVARGQVRVLHIPTRFQIADIFTKGLPRVLFEDFRISLNVRPPLA; encoded by the coding sequence ATGCACCAATCTTATGGATTTTGTGATACTTTCAAACCTGATCATATGTGTCTTCTCAAACGCTCTCTCTATGGCTTAAAACAAGCACCACGTGCATGGTACCAACGCTTTGCAACATTTGCGTCGTCCATTGGCTTTACACATAGCAAATCTGATAACTCTTTATTCATTTATAAACATGGGCCGCATACTGCTTATCTATTATTGTATGTAGATGATATTGTGTTAGTTACCTCATCTACAGCACTTCGTGAATCTCTGATGACTCTTCTTGGACGTGAATTTGCTATGAAAGACCTAGGCTCTCTTAGCTATTTTCTTGGAATATCTGTCACTACCAATGCACATGGACTATTTTTAAGTCAAAAGACATATGTTGATGATATAATTTCACGAGCTGGAATGAGTTCTTGTAACCCGGTTAAAACCCCAGTTGATACTAATAGTAAGTTGGGTAATTCTGTTCCTGCATATGCTAATCCTTCCGAGTTTCGAAGCCTTGCCGGTGCATTGCAATATTTAACTTTTACTCGCCCTGATATTTTGTATGATGTTCAACAAATTTGCCTACACATGCATGATTCGAAAGTTTGTCATATGCATGCGCTTCATCATATTATACGTTATTTACAGGGTACTTCTTCGTTTGGCTTGCAACTCACCAAGACGTCATTGCAATCTCTAGTCTCTTATACAGATGCTGACTGGGGCGGTTGTCCTGACACACGCCGATCCACCTCGGGCTATTACGTGTTTTTCGGTAACAATTTGGTTTCCTGGTCCGCCAAAAGACAACCAACTGTCTCACGCTCCAGTGCTGAAGCAGAATATAGAGGAGTTGCTAATGTTGTTTCCGAGTCTTGCTGGCTTCGAAATCTATTGCTCGAATTACATTGTCCCATTTCTAAAGCAACGATTGTCTTATGTGATAACATTAGTGCTATTTACTTGTCCAGAAATCCAGTTCAACACcagcgtacaaaacatattgaaatGGATATACACTTTGTAAGGGAAAAAGTTGCTCGTGGACAAGTACGGGTACTTCATATTCCAACTCGGTTTCAGATTGCAGATATTTTCACCAAAGGCTTGCCTCGAGTATTATTTGAAGACTTCAGGATCAGTTTAAACGTTCGGCCACCTCTCGCTTAA